From Curtobacterium sp. MCBA15_012:
GTCCCGACCCGGCTCAGCGGCCGGTCACAGCTCCAGGACGAGGCGCGGGCACCCGCGCCGGGCACGGGAGACGCAGACCATCATGGTGCGGTCGTCGGCCTGCTCCTCCGGGCTGAGCACGGTGTCGCGGTGCTCGACCGCGCCCTCGAGCACCGGGGTCTCGCAGGTGCCGCACGTGCCCTCGCGGCACGAGGACAGGACGAACGCGCCGGCCTCCTCGGCGACCTCGAGCAGGGTGCGGTCGGCCGGGACCGTCACGGTGACGCCGGTCACGGTCAGCTCGACCTCGAACGGCTCGCCCGGGGCGTCGACGGCGTCCGCCGGTTCGAAGCGCTCGACCCGGACGCTGCCGGCCGGCCAGTGCGCGGCCGCGGCCTCGACGGCGTCCATCAGTGCCCGCGGGCCGCAGCAGTACACGACGGCGTCCCGCGGCTCGGCGAGGAGCGCGGGGACGTCGAGCCGGACGCCCTCGTCCGCCGCGGCCACGGTGACCCGGTCGGGGTGCGCGGCGACGAGGTCGTCGACGAAGGCCATCCGGTCGCGGGTGCGGCCCGCGTAGTGGAGCTCCCACGGCGTCCCGGAACGCTCGGCGGCGTCGATCATCGCGGCGAGCGGCGTGATGCCGATGCCCCCGGCGACGAACACGGCGGGGCGGCCGGGGTCGAACCCGAAGTGGTTGCGCGGCCCACCGACGAGCACCTCGGTCCCGACCGCGAGCGCGTCGTGCACGGCCGCCGATCCGCCGCGGCCGTCGGGTTCCCGGAGGACCGCGATCCGCCAGTGCCCCGCGCGGGTGGCCCCGACGAGCGAGTACTGCCGCTCGGTGCCCGGCGTGACCTCGAGGTCGAGGTGCGCCCCGGGCTCCCAGTCGGGCAGCGGGGTGTCCCCCGTGGCCGCGAGGTCGAGCGCGACGACGTCGGTCGCGACCTCGCGGCGTGCGGCGACGCGCAGCCGCAGGCGCTCGGGGACGGCGGTCACGCGACACCCCCGACCCGCGGGGTCTCCTTGACCACGAGCATGTGGAAGCGTCCGCCGTCGGCGCTGCACCAGCGGTGTGCGGTGCCGCCCCGGTGGTAGACGGAGTCACCTGGCCCGAGGCGGATCGGCTCCTGGCCGCGCAGGTCGAGCAGCACGTGGCCGGAGAGCACGGTGAGGAACTCGTCCTCGCCGTGCTCGAAGTACTCGCCGAGGTCGGTGTGCTCGCCGGTCCACTCGAGCGGCTCGAAGGCGTGCGGTCCGGCGTGCACGAGGAGCCGCGCCTCGCCGTCGGAGGAGGGTCCGCGAGCACCCTCCCCGGCCCGCAGCACCTCGGGCGCACCGCCGTCGTGGCCGCCGTGCTCCGGGGCACCGGCGGCGAGCAGTGCGACCTGGGTCGTGCCGAGCGCCGCCGCGATCTTCTCGAGCGAGACCATGCTCGCCCGGGAGTGCCCGCGTTCGACCTGGCTGAGGAAGGGGTGCGACAAGCCGGTGGCGGCGGCGACCTGCACGAGGGTCAGGCCCGCGGCCCGGCGCCGGGCGCGGATCTGCTCGCCGATCCGACGGGTCTGCGCGTCGACGACCCGGTCGGCGTCGGGACGGGAGTCGGTGCCCGCCCCGTCGGCGGTGGTGTCGGTGCTCGCCCCGTCGGCGGTCATGCTGGTGCGGGTCCCCGGGCTCACGCGTGCTCCTGTCGTTCCGGTTCGTTCCGGTCCGGGACGGCTGTCACACACGGCAACCGCCGCGAAACGTGAGGGAAACAGAGCCGCCCTAGCATCGGAGATGTTGATGCGATCAACATTCTCACACTTCCCCGGGAGGC
This genomic window contains:
- a CDS encoding PDR/VanB family oxidoreductase, which encodes MTAVPERLRLRVAARREVATDVVALDLAATGDTPLPDWEPGAHLDLEVTPGTERQYSLVGATRAGHWRIAVLREPDGRGGSAAVHDALAVGTEVLVGGPRNHFGFDPGRPAVFVAGGIGITPLAAMIDAAERSGTPWELHYAGRTRDRMAFVDDLVAAHPDRVTVAAADEGVRLDVPALLAEPRDAVVYCCGPRALMDAVEAAAAHWPAGSVRVERFEPADAVDAPGEPFEVELTVTGVTVTVPADRTLLEVAEEAGAFVLSSCREGTCGTCETPVLEGAVEHRDTVLSPEEQADDRTMMVCVSRARRGCPRLVLEL
- a CDS encoding helix-turn-helix domain-containing protein — encoded protein: MSPGTRTSMTADGASTDTTADGAGTDSRPDADRVVDAQTRRIGEQIRARRRAAGLTLVQVAAATGLSHPFLSQVERGHSRASMVSLEKIAAALGTTQVALLAAGAPEHGGHDGGAPEVLRAGEGARGPSSDGEARLLVHAGPHAFEPLEWTGEHTDLGEYFEHGEDEFLTVLSGHVLLDLRGQEPIRLGPGDSVYHRGGTAHRWCSADGGRFHMLVVKETPRVGGVA